Proteins encoded by one window of Cylindrospermum stagnale PCC 7417:
- a CDS encoding vWA domain-containing protein, with product MPVGLPEFVENPENRCPVILLVDTSGSMSGQPIQELNRGLAAFKEDVMRDAQASLSVEVAIVTFGPVRLTQDFVTIDQFTPPNLEADGVTPMGEAIEYALDLLEQRKQTYKDNGILYYRPWVFLITDGAPTDYWEGAAQSVREAEAQRRMLFFTVGVQGADINKLKQIAPPERPPVTLNGLDFRSLFVWLSTSMKRVSSGKVGEAVALPPVGWGQINT from the coding sequence ATGCCTGTAGGACTGCCTGAATTCGTTGAAAACCCAGAAAATCGTTGCCCTGTAATTCTCTTAGTTGATACTTCTGGCTCCATGTCAGGTCAGCCTATACAGGAGTTAAATCGAGGTTTGGCAGCTTTTAAAGAAGACGTCATGAGAGATGCTCAAGCTTCCCTCAGTGTGGAAGTTGCTATTGTCACCTTTGGCCCTGTGCGACTGACCCAAGATTTTGTGACTATAGACCAATTTACACCGCCCAACCTAGAAGCAGATGGTGTCACACCAATGGGTGAGGCCATAGAGTACGCTTTGGATTTGTTGGAACAACGAAAACAGACTTATAAAGACAACGGTATTCTCTATTATCGTCCTTGGGTATTTTTAATTACCGATGGGGCACCAACAGATTATTGGGAAGGTGCAGCGCAAAGTGTGAGAGAAGCAGAAGCACAGCGCCGAATGTTGTTTTTTACTGTTGGTGTCCAGGGTGCAGATATTAACAAACTCAAACAAATTGCTCCCCCTGAACGTCCACCAGTGACCCTGAATGGCTTAGATTTTCGCTCTTTATTTGTTTGGCTTTCCACTTCCATGAAACGGGTTTCTAGTGGCAAAGTAGGGGAAGCAGTGGCATTACCACCTGTG
- a CDS encoding non-ribosomal peptide synthetase — protein sequence MNIEDTYLESCSNAERFWRDFLRGFTAPLKLSAIANPTSSPPCRGTQEIRLTSSKTLDLTNLTQNYQLSLYSLIQGAMALLLSHYSGETDILFGATRACRQADSKELCLNILPVRVSIHPGTSVLSWLRELQAQWMALQDYESISLGQIRNWSQVPPESPLFETLVILANDGLEAELQEQGDYPLVLSVDAESDLLLKIDYERTQFADDAIARMLGHLETIFTSLLNLPQQSIADIPLLTAAQRHQLLVEWNQTEANYPQDKCIHHLFEEQVERTPDAVAVVFEQQQLTYRELNQRANQLAQYLQTLGVQPEVLVGICTERSLEMIVGILGILKAGGAYVPLDIAYPKERLAFMLSDSQVSLLLTQQHLVEKLPEHQAKIICLDGDGDAPAKTPEKQTASAVKATNLAYVIYTSGSTGKPKGVLIPHCNVVRLFAATQSWFQFNQNDIWSLFHSYAFDFSVWELWGALLYGGRLVIVPYYVSRTPELFYNLLSQEKITVLNQTPSAFQQILQLEESLNVQRDLSLRYVIFGGETLNIQSLRPWFERHGEQSPQLVNMYGITETTVHVTYRPLTIADLDSSRNVIGRKIPDLQQYILNSQLQPVPIGVPGEIYIGGAGLARGYLNRPELTAQRFILHPFSQQPEARLYKSGDLVRYLANGDIEYLGRLDNQVKIRGFRIEIGEIEALLNQHSAIRETKVIAREDIPGDKRLVAYFVFSSKQNSPSEILNQLRQYLQQQLPDYMVPSAFVLLESFPLTPNGKIDHRALPAPNLLGFRRPSNYLAPRTPTEEILANLWREVLQVEPIGIDDNFFELGGHSLLATQVISRIRQGLNLEVSVRSLFEFPTIAQLAPQISTTPQTDSLTLPPIPPRKHQGTLPLSFAQQRLWFLDQLQPNSTAYHLSYIFQIQGTLNLYALQQSLGEIIQRHEILHTNFPAVDGQAIQVIVANIAFNLPIIDLQSLPVTQQKLETQRIANQEAQQPFNLAQDPLLRLKLLRLSPAENLLLLNIHHIIFDGWSFGVLFTELKTLYPAFCEAQPSQLPQLPIQYADFTLWQHQWLSGEVLDSQLHYWKQQLGGTLPLLQLPTDHPRPPVQTYQGASFSLILSPELTANIKSLSQQEGVTLFMTLLAAFKILLYRYTGQENVIVGTPIAGRNRREIESLIGFFVNTLALRTDLGGNPSFRELLGRVRQVCLEAYTHQDLPFEQLVTALQPERHLSHTPVFQVMFALDNAPMGEFALPGLAVTPLASPIQTAKFDLTLSMEERNGQLTGEWEYNTDLFEAATIERMIKHFQTLLSGITAHPNQSIWKLPLLTEAEKHQLLIEWNQTEADYPQDKCIHQLFEEQVERTPDAIAVVFEQQQLTYRELNQRANQLAHYLQKRGVGTEALVGICVERSLEMIIAVLSTLKAGGAYLPLDPAYPQERLAFMVQDAQVSILLTQTELLPSLPVFSTQLINLDTDWQQITQFPSSNPINTQLQPKNLAYIIYTSGSTGQPKGVMIQHCSLVNTYFAWETIYQLRTTTTSHLQMASFSFDVFSGDLIRTLCSGGKLVLCPRHLLLSPELLYGLMQKEKVDCADFVPAVLRNLVQYLESSQQRLDFMRLLICGSDSWSSAEYQKILQLSSSQTRLINSYGLTEATIDSSYFETTAKNLALNQLLPIGRPFPNTQLCILDKHLQPVPIGVAGELYIGGVNLARGYRHRTELTTNKFIPNPFSKNPGERLYKTGDLVRYLPDGNIEFLQRIDNQVKIRGFRIEIGEIEATINQNHNVTKAVVIVREDIPDDKRLVAYVVPHSTETSVLELRNFLKSKLPGYMIPSAFVLLEEIPLTPNGKIDHRALPAPNVSFSQSNYVAPRTPTEEILANLWREILKVELISIHDNFFELGGHSLLATQVISRIRQVFNREIPLRLLFESPNIAQLSSQLGKTKSLPVPPIQPRKQPENLPLSFAQQRLWFLDQLEPNSTAYNMPFTLRLQGLLNIHALSQTIAEIIQRHQILHTNFAAVAGQLTQVINDHNAFSLPIIDLQSLPNFQREAEAQKIANEEAQQPFNLVHDSLFRVKLLRLNEAEHLLLLNIHHIIFDGWSFGVLFAELKAVYAAFCLGHSLPLQQLPIQYADFALWQRQWLSGQVLDSQLNYWKRQLGGTLPVLDLPTDYPRPPMQTYQGAAKSFVLSLELTASIKSLCQKEGATLFMTLLAAFKILLCRYSGQDDVIVGTPIAGRNRTEIEDLIGFFVNTLALRTDLAGNPSFRELLGRVRQVCLEAYAHQDLPFEKLVEELQPERNLSHTPLFQVWFNMINLSSDSLELMGLKVEPVSILETASKFDLSLYIREENQQIHLQLVYNTLLFNADTIQWMGMHLQRLLAGIAANPEKPISTFPLLTKTERYELSHPCNLIRPTNSFNEFPKQEIEQSIPARFEQQAKKYPHNIAVKTKNYQWTYRELNLQAHKIAQILLQKNLNRDAKIALLFDHDAPMVSAILGVLKLGQIYVPLEPKYPRQRVLSILEDSLCQLVLTNNKNLADAQKITDGKLPIINIDDINVNDFPEEITQEISADTLAYILYTSGSTGKPKGVIQNHRNVLHFIRNYTNNLHVSPNDKLTLFSSYSFDAAIIDIFSAILNGATLYPFNIKVEGLAHLSEWLDEQEITIYHSTPTVYRQFIQILPVKPSIEKTQLSKVRLVVLGGEEVVKSDVELYQKHFSHECILVNGLGSTESSFNLQYLIDKKTQLTQKQVPVGYPFDDTEIILLDESGNPTDILGEIAIRSPHIALGYWQKPELTKVVFLNDSEGSNKRIYRTGDLGRLRVNGAIEFLGRKDFQVKIRGFRIELGEIEAVLSQHPAVQEAVVITREVIPGEKRLVAYIIPRSNPNLNQEIGNEPFTQSQSLIINQLKQSLKQNLPDYMVPSAFVLLDVLPLTPNGKINRRALPAPDFAKFESEKYTTPTDNLELQLTKIWENVLGIQPIGLSDNFFDVGGHSLLAIRLFAQIEKIFGKHLALTTLFQSPTIRQLANVLRQEGCSTSWSSLVPIQPNGSKPPFFYIHTVYGGLIHSHNLLSKMNSDQPIYGLQAQGLDGKKPPHTCIEDMAGHYIKEIQTVQPHGPYFLGGWCAGGMIAYEIAQQLYAQGETVELLVIFDAYPPKMISQSNTSSSHLSWRQTKSSLDQSILHLIDTIKRNRSLFATLKNQQQIISIGKKINHRIYDRIKEIIYKFYLNKNLTLPHSLRELAVRDAISQAYKNYFPQVYSGKVIFFRAVIQPKEYADYLKQWEELAAGGLEIHDIPGHHDSILSEPNVRVLAEKLRACIAMH from the coding sequence ATGAATATAGAAGATACCTATCTGGAGTCCTGCTCAAATGCTGAAAGATTCTGGCGAGATTTTTTGCGCGGTTTCACAGCCCCTCTCAAGTTATCGGCGATCGCTAATCCTACCTCATCCCCTCCTTGCCGTGGAACCCAAGAAATTCGCCTGACAAGCAGTAAAACCTTAGATTTAACAAATTTAACCCAAAATTATCAATTAAGCCTTTATAGCCTCATTCAAGGGGCAATGGCTCTACTTTTGAGTCACTATAGTGGGGAAACAGATATTTTGTTTGGCGCCACGAGAGCCTGCCGTCAAGCAGATAGCAAGGAACTTTGCCTCAACATTTTACCTGTCCGAGTTTCCATTCATCCCGGTACTTCAGTCTTATCGTGGCTGAGAGAATTACAGGCACAATGGATGGCGTTGCAAGACTATGAATCTATTTCCTTGGGACAAATCAGAAACTGGAGTCAAGTTCCCCCAGAATCACCATTATTTGAGACGCTTGTCATCTTGGCAAATGACGGACTTGAGGCTGAACTCCAGGAACAGGGAGACTATCCTCTAGTTTTGTCTGTTGATGCTGAGTCAGACTTGTTGCTGAAAATTGATTATGAGCGAACTCAATTTGCAGATGATGCGATCGCGCGAATGTTAGGACATCTGGAAACCATATTCACAAGTCTACTTAATCTTCCTCAACAAAGTATTGCAGATATTCCCTTGCTCACAGCAGCCCAAAGACACCAATTATTAGTTGAGTGGAATCAGACAGAGGCAAATTATCCCCAAGACAAGTGCATCCATCATTTGTTTGAAGAACAGGTAGAGAGAACACCGGATGCAGTGGCTGTAGTGTTTGAGCAGCAACAACTCACCTATCGAGAACTGAATCAGCGAGCAAATCAACTAGCACAATACTTGCAAACCCTAGGAGTGCAACCAGAGGTTCTCGTCGGCATCTGTACAGAACGCTCTCTAGAGATGATTGTAGGCATATTAGGCATTCTCAAAGCCGGTGGTGCCTACGTACCTTTAGATATTGCCTACCCAAAAGAGCGTTTGGCTTTCATGTTGTCAGATTCCCAGGTGTCTCTACTGTTAACACAGCAGCATCTAGTAGAAAAACTACCCGAACATCAAGCTAAGATAATTTGTTTAGATGGTGATGGGGATGCGCCAGCTAAAACACCAGAAAAACAGACAGCAAGTGCAGTCAAAGCAACAAACCTAGCCTATGTTATTTATACATCTGGTTCCACCGGCAAGCCTAAAGGCGTTCTCATCCCCCACTGTAACGTCGTCCGTTTGTTTGCAGCCACTCAGTCTTGGTTTCAATTTAACCAGAATGATATCTGGAGTCTCTTTCACTCCTATGCCTTCGACTTTTCCGTTTGGGAACTTTGGGGTGCGCTTTTATATGGCGGACGTCTCGTCATTGTTCCTTATTATGTAAGTCGAACGCCAGAATTATTTTATAACTTATTGTCTCAAGAAAAAATTACAGTTCTTAACCAAACCCCTTCAGCTTTTCAGCAAATCCTTCAACTAGAAGAATCTTTAAATGTCCAGAGAGACTTGAGCTTACGCTACGTTATTTTTGGCGGGGAAACTCTTAATATTCAAAGCTTAAGACCTTGGTTTGAGCGACACGGTGAGCAATCTCCCCAATTAGTCAATATGTACGGGATTACAGAAACAACCGTACACGTCACCTATCGTCCCCTGACCATAGCCGATCTCGACAGTTCAAGAAATGTAATTGGTCGTAAGATTCCCGATCTACAACAATATATATTAAATTCCCAACTCCAGCCCGTCCCCATCGGTGTTCCAGGTGAAATCTACATCGGAGGAGCAGGTTTAGCTCGCGGTTATTTAAATCGACCGGAATTAACCGCCCAAAGGTTCATTCTTCACCCCTTTAGTCAACAACCAGAAGCTCGTCTCTACAAATCTGGTGACTTAGTCCGCTATCTAGCCAACGGTGACATTGAGTATTTGGGGCGTCTCGACAACCAAGTAAAAATTCGGGGCTTCCGGATTGAAATAGGAGAAATTGAAGCTCTATTAAACCAACATTCAGCCATCCGGGAAACGAAAGTTATCGCCAGAGAAGATATCCCTGGTGACAAGCGATTAGTCGCTTATTTTGTCTTCTCCTCAAAGCAAAATTCCCCATCGGAAATCCTAAATCAACTACGCCAGTACCTGCAACAACAGCTACCCGATTACATGGTGCCTTCTGCCTTTGTTTTGTTAGAGTCTTTCCCCTTAACTCCCAACGGCAAAATCGACCATCGCGCCCTTCCCGCCCCCAATTTATTGGGTTTCCGCCGTCCAAGTAATTATCTTGCCCCTCGTACCCCCACAGAAGAAATCCTTGCCAATTTGTGGAGGGAAGTTTTGCAAGTAGAACCCATCGGCATCGATGATAACTTTTTTGAGTTAGGCGGACATTCTTTACTAGCCACACAAGTAATTTCCCGCATTAGACAAGGCTTAAATTTGGAAGTGTCAGTGCGATCGCTATTTGAATTTCCCACCATAGCCCAACTCGCCCCACAAATCAGCACAACTCCTCAAACCGACAGCCTAACATTACCACCGATTCCACCGAGAAAGCACCAAGGAACTCTACCACTTTCCTTTGCCCAACAGCGCCTCTGGTTCCTAGACCAATTACAACCCAACAGCACCGCTTATCATCTCTCCTACATTTTTCAGATTCAGGGGACACTCAACCTCTATGCATTGCAGCAAAGCTTAGGCGAAATCATCCAGCGTCACGAAATTCTGCACACCAATTTTCCCGCAGTCGATGGACAAGCAATTCAAGTGATTGTCGCCAATATCGCCTTCAACTTACCAATCATCGACTTGCAATCACTGCCTGTTACCCAACAAAAACTCGAAACCCAAAGAATAGCTAACCAAGAAGCCCAGCAGCCTTTTAACCTAGCCCAAGATCCGCTACTGCGCTTAAAACTATTGCGATTGAGTCCAGCAGAAAATCTGCTGCTACTCAACATTCACCACATTATTTTCGATGGCTGGTCTTTTGGAGTGTTGTTTACAGAACTCAAAACACTTTATCCAGCCTTTTGTGAAGCACAGCCATCTCAGCTTCCACAACTCCCCATCCAGTATGCCGATTTTACCCTTTGGCAACACCAGTGGCTCTCCGGTGAAGTCTTAGACTCGCAACTGCACTACTGGAAACAGCAACTAGGTGGCACTCTGCCCTTGTTGCAATTGCCTACAGACCACCCAAGACCCCCTGTACAAACTTACCAAGGCGCTTCTTTTTCCCTCATCTTATCCCCAGAACTAACTGCAAACATCAAATCCCTCTCACAACAAGAGGGAGTAACTTTGTTCATGACACTGCTGGCAGCCTTCAAAATATTACTCTATCGCTACACTGGTCAAGAAAATGTGATCGTGGGGACTCCAATTGCAGGTCGCAACCGCAGAGAAATTGAATCATTAATTGGGTTTTTTGTAAATACTTTAGCTCTGCGTACTGACTTAGGTGGCAATCCTAGTTTCCGCGAATTGCTCGGTCGAGTACGGCAGGTATGCTTAGAAGCTTACACCCATCAGGACTTACCTTTTGAACAGTTAGTGACGGCGCTGCAACCGGAACGCCACTTAAGCCATACTCCTGTATTCCAGGTCATGTTTGCTTTGGACAACGCCCCAATGGGGGAATTCGCTCTGCCAGGATTAGCTGTAACGCCTTTAGCATCACCAATTCAGACTGCTAAATTCGACCTCACTCTGTCAATGGAAGAACGAAATGGACAGCTAACAGGTGAGTGGGAATACAATACAGATTTGTTTGAAGCGGCGACAATAGAGCGAATGATCAAGCATTTTCAGACTTTATTATCTGGGATAACCGCTCATCCCAATCAAAGTATCTGGAAATTGCCTCTGCTAACAGAAGCGGAAAAACATCAATTATTAATTGAGTGGAATCAGACAGAAGCAGATTATCCCCAGGATAAATGCATTCATCAGTTGTTTGAAGAACAGGTAGAAAGAACCCCTGATGCCATAGCCGTAGTATTTGAGCAGCAACAACTCACCTATCGAGAACTGAATCAACGTGCTAATCAACTAGCTCACTACCTGCAAAAGCGGGGAGTAGGGACAGAGGCACTAGTAGGGATTTGTGTCGAGCGTTCTCTAGAGATGATCATAGCGGTTCTGAGTACTCTCAAAGCTGGTGGAGCTTATCTACCTTTAGATCCAGCATATCCCCAAGAACGCTTGGCTTTCATGGTGCAAGATGCTCAAGTTTCTATTTTACTAACGCAAACAGAACTTTTGCCGAGTCTACCAGTTTTCTCCACTCAACTTATAAACTTAGATACAGATTGGCAGCAAATCACACAATTCCCATCATCTAACCCAATTAATACCCAATTACAGCCGAAAAATCTGGCTTACATCATTTATACCTCTGGTTCCACAGGCCAACCAAAGGGAGTGATGATTCAACATTGCAGCCTGGTTAATACTTATTTTGCCTGGGAAACAATCTACCAATTGCGTACAACCACAACGTCTCATCTCCAGATGGCCAGCTTTTCCTTTGATGTTTTTTCTGGAGATTTGATTCGTACCTTATGTTCTGGTGGCAAACTGGTCTTATGCCCAAGGCATCTGTTGCTATCACCCGAACTATTATATGGACTGATGCAAAAAGAAAAGGTAGATTGTGCAGATTTTGTGCCAGCCGTTTTGAGAAATTTAGTTCAGTATCTTGAGAGTAGTCAACAGCGTCTAGATTTTATGCGGTTGCTAATTTGTGGTTCAGATAGCTGGAGTAGTGCAGAATATCAAAAAATTTTACAATTATCTAGTTCTCAAACCCGGTTAATTAACTCCTACGGTTTGACAGAAGCTACTATAGATAGTTCTTATTTTGAAACAACAGCAAAAAATTTAGCCCTTAACCAATTATTACCCATAGGGCGTCCATTTCCTAATACTCAACTCTGCATTTTAGATAAACATTTACAACCAGTACCCATAGGCGTTGCCGGAGAACTTTATATCGGTGGTGTTAATCTAGCTAGAGGCTATAGGCATCGGACTGAGTTAACTACCAACAAATTTATTCCTAACCCATTTAGTAAGAATCCGGGTGAGCGTTTATATAAAACTGGTGACTTAGTTCGCTACTTGCCAGATGGAAATATTGAATTTTTACAACGCATTGATAACCAAGTTAAGATCAGAGGTTTTCGGATAGAAATTGGTGAAATCGAGGCAACAATTAATCAAAACCATAATGTAACAAAAGCTGTAGTTATAGTCAGAGAGGATATACCAGACGACAAACGCTTAGTAGCTTATGTCGTTCCCCATTCCACAGAAACTTCTGTACTAGAATTACGTAACTTCTTAAAATCTAAATTACCAGGTTACATGATACCAAGTGCCTTTGTACTGTTAGAAGAAATTCCTCTCACACCCAATGGCAAAATCGACCATCGCGCCCTTCCTGCTCCCAATGTCTCCTTTTCCCAAAGTAATTATGTTGCTCCTCGCACCCCCACAGAAGAAATTTTGGCTAATCTTTGGCGTGAGATACTCAAAGTAGAACTCATTAGCATCCACGATAACTTCTTTGAGTTAGGTGGACATTCATTACTTGCCACCCAAGTTATCTCCCGCATCAGACAAGTTTTTAACCGAGAAATCCCCCTACGCTTACTATTTGAATCTCCCAACATTGCCCAACTCTCATCACAACTTGGCAAAACCAAAAGCTTACCAGTTCCACCGATTCAACCGAGAAAGCAGCCAGAAAACCTTCCACTTTCTTTTGCTCAACAGCGTCTCTGGTTTCTAGACCAATTAGAACCCAATAGCACTGCTTATAATATGCCCTTTACCTTGCGGCTTCAGGGGTTACTCAACATTCATGCATTGTCACAAACCATAGCCGAAATCATCCAGCGTCATCAAATCCTCCACACAAATTTTGCCGCTGTAGCTGGACAACTAACTCAGGTAATTAATGATCATAATGCCTTCAGTTTACCCATCATCGACTTACAGTCACTACCGAATTTTCAAAGGGAAGCAGAAGCTCAAAAAATAGCTAATGAAGAAGCACAGCAACCCTTTAACTTAGTTCATGATTCTCTATTTCGCGTCAAACTATTGCGTCTCAATGAAGCGGAACATCTGCTGTTACTCAACATTCACCACATTATTTTCGATGGCTGGTCTTTTGGGGTGTTGTTTGCGGAACTTAAAGCAGTTTACGCAGCCTTTTGTTTAGGTCATTCTTTACCATTACAACAACTGCCCATTCAGTATGCCGATTTTGCACTTTGGCAAAGACAGTGGCTTTCTGGGCAAGTTTTAGACTCTCAACTTAATTACTGGAAACGGCAATTAGGTGGGACTTTGCCTGTCCTAGATTTGCCGACAGATTATCCCAGACCCCCTATGCAAACATACCAAGGGGCTGCGAAATCTTTCGTTTTGTCCTTAGAGTTAACTGCAAGTATCAAATCCCTTTGCCAAAAAGAGGGTGCGACTTTGTTCATGACTTTACTGGCAGCGTTCAAGATATTACTTTGTCGCTACAGTGGACAAGATGATGTAATTGTGGGAACTCCAATTGCGGGGCGTAACCGCACTGAAATTGAGGACTTAATTGGGTTTTTTGTCAATACTTTGGCTTTGCGTACTGATTTGGCTGGTAATCCCAGTTTTCGGGAATTACTCGGTCGAGTACGGCAGGTATGTTTAGAAGCTTATGCCCATCAGGATTTACCTTTTGAAAAGTTAGTAGAAGAACTGCAACCAGAAAGAAATTTGAGCCACACTCCGCTATTTCAAGTCTGGTTTAACATGATCAACTTATCCAGTGATTCCCTCGAATTGATGGGGTTAAAAGTCGAACCTGTATCGATTCTTGAAACTGCTTCTAAGTTTGATTTATCTCTCTATATTAGAGAAGAAAATCAGCAAATTCATCTGCAACTGGTCTACAATACGCTTCTCTTTAATGCAGATACCATTCAGTGGATGGGAATGCACCTTCAGCGATTGTTAGCAGGAATTGCGGCTAATCCAGAAAAACCCATCTCTACTTTCCCTCTGTTAACTAAAACTGAACGTTACGAATTATCGCACCCTTGTAATCTTATCCGCCCCACTAACTCCTTTAATGAATTCCCTAAACAGGAGATTGAACAATCTATCCCAGCGCGGTTTGAGCAGCAAGCTAAAAAATATCCCCACAATATTGCTGTCAAAACAAAAAATTATCAGTGGACTTATAGAGAATTAAATCTGCAAGCCCATAAGATAGCCCAAATACTTCTGCAAAAAAATCTAAATAGGGATGCTAAAATCGCCCTCTTATTTGACCACGATGCCCCGATGGTATCTGCTATTTTGGGAGTTTTAAAGCTTGGTCAAATTTATGTTCCTCTCGAACCAAAATATCCCAGACAAAGGGTGTTATCTATCCTAGAAGATTCTCTTTGTCAACTGGTTTTAACTAATAATAAAAATTTAGCTGATGCCCAAAAAATAACTGATGGAAAACTTCCAATCATTAATATTGATGACATCAATGTTAATGATTTCCCTGAAGAGATTACCCAAGAAATATCCGCAGATACTCTGGCTTACATTCTTTATACCTCTGGTTCGACAGGAAAGCCGAAAGGAGTTATCCAAAACCACCGCAACGTTCTACATTTCATCAGGAACTATACCAATAACCTTCATGTTTCACCAAATGACAAGTTAACTTTGTTCTCATCCTATAGCTTTGACGCAGCGATTATAGATATTTTTTCTGCTATCTTAAACGGAGCCACTCTCTACCCGTTTAACATCAAAGTAGAAGGTCTAGCTCATTTATCTGAATGGTTGGACGAACAAGAAATTACTATTTATCACTCTACTCCTACTGTTTATCGACAGTTTATTCAGATTTTACCTGTAAAACCATCAATAGAAAAAACACAGCTTTCTAAAGTGCGTTTAGTAGTTTTGGGAGGAGAAGAGGTAGTAAAAAGCGATGTTGAATTATATCAAAAACACTTTTCTCATGAATGTATCTTAGTCAATGGTCTAGGATCTACAGAATCTTCTTTCAACCTCCAATATCTTATTGATAAAAAAACACAGCTTACCCAGAAGCAGGTACCAGTAGGTTATCCGTTTGATGACACCGAAATTATTTTGCTCGATGAATCTGGTAACCCGACCGATATTTTGGGAGAAATTGCGATTAGAAGTCCTCATATTGCACTAGGTTATTGGCAGAAACCAGAACTCACAAAAGTGGTATTTCTAAATGATTCGGAAGGTAGTAATAAAAGAATTTATCGCACGGGAGATTTGGGTCGCTTAAGAGTTAATGGCGCAATAGAATTTTTAGGAAGGAAAGACTTTCAAGTAAAAATTCGTGGTTTCCGTATTGAATTAGGGGAAATTGAAGCAGTTTTAAGCCAGCATCCGGCTGTACAAGAAGCGGTTGTAATTACTAGAGAAGTTATTCCTGGGGAGAAGCGATTAGTGGCCTACATTATCCCTAGGTCAAACCCAAATCTAAACCAGGAAATAGGGAATGAGCCATTTACCCAAAGTCAATCTTTAATTATCAATCAACTAAAGCAGTCCCTAAAACAGAATTTACCCGATTACATGGTTCCGTCTGCCTTTGTATTGCTTGATGTCTTGCCCTTAACTCCTAATGGTAAAATTAACCGTCGTGCCCTTCCTGCTCCCGATTTTGCCAAATTTGAATCAGAAAAATATACAACCCCTACCGATAATTTAGAACTTCAGCTGACAAAGATTTGGGAAAATGTTTTAGGTATTCAGCCAATTGGTTTAAGTGATAACTTTTTTGACGTGGGAGGACACTCACTTCTAGCTATCCGCTTATTTGCTCAAATTGAAAAGATATTTGGCAAGCATCTTGCTCTCACTACTCTCTTCCAATCTCCCACAATTAGGCAATTAGCTAATGTACTTCGGCAAGAAGGATGTTCAACTTCTTGGTCTTCGTTAGTTCCGATTCAACCCAATGGTTCAAAACCACCTTTTTTCTATATCCATACGGTTTATGGAGGTTTGATACACAGCCATAATCTACTTTCAAAAATGAATTCTGACCAGCCCATTTATGGGTTACAAGCACAGGGTTTAGATGGGAAAAAACCTCCTCATACTTGTATTGAGGATATGGCAGGTCATTATATTAAAGAAATACAAACTGTTCAACCACATGGCCCCTATTTTTTGGGAGGATGGTGTGCTGGAGGCATGATAGCCTATGAAATAGCGCAACAACTTTATGCCCAAGGAGAAACTGTTGAATTACTCGTAATTTTTGATGCCTATCCTCCCAAAATGATATCTCAATCAAATACATCTTCAAGTCACCTATCTTGGCGCCAAACCAAGTCTAGTCTCGATCAATCTATATTGCATTTAATTGATACAATTAAGCGCAATCGCAGCTTATTCGCTACCTTAAAAAATCAACAACAGATCATCTCTATTGGCAAAAAAATTAATCACCGAATTTATGACAGAATCAAAGAAATTATTTATAAATTTTATCTCAATAAAAATCTTACTTTACCTCACTCGCTGCGTGAATTAGCAGTTAGAGATGCTATCAGTCAAGCTTACAAAAATTATTTTCCGCAAGTCTATTCCGGTAAAGTTATATTTTTCAGAGCAGTGATTCAACCTAAAGAATATGCTGATTATCTCAAACAGTGGGAGGAATTAGCGGCGGGGGGCTTAGAAATTCATGATATTCCAGGACACCATGATAGTATTTTGTCTGAACCTAATGTACGGGTTTTAGCTGAAAAATTAAGAGCTTGTATTGCTATGCATTAA